A genomic window from Euleptes europaea isolate rEulEur1 chromosome 9, rEulEur1.hap1, whole genome shotgun sequence includes:
- the LONRF1 gene encoding LON peptidase N-terminal domain and RING finger protein 1, with protein MAQLTPGNGPSDAPSEQERLLRRGVLLARDSRLKEALEAYSAALRLGPASRRRLGALVDCLVRHYRLRLPGHRAAGPDGGGASAASGLFSCCGCRGFLGEPAVAPCGHAYCRRCLREELRARCRLCGEPLGAPAAAAVVLAHLAERWFPAECRRARTWRRLGELLGRGQLWAAREAASRALREDPSDLMLRIYRAESFAALQEFKFALDDLNAVITKVPSWPEVYFRRAKVFHSAGSVDDALQLFLHCIALDEGFLPAKLEVEKMLYDLLSPENVREQLKESALSSPHARSKPVIHGSEVDLEPDLGVQEVTSEPVGGNLPHAESTRSLISTEKIAKEDGLKRVSSEPLLSVQEKGVFLKRKLSLSEQDFTVCEDRRNKHKKQGEATEKDTAFLLNCGAVPKDLIDISDFECSLCMRLFFHPVTTPCGHTFCKNCLERCFDYAPQCPLCKEGLKEYLANRKYSITHLLQALMNKYLPAELAERKRIHDEETAEHSSLTSSVPIFVCTMAYPTVPCPLHVFEPRYRLMIRRSIETGTKQFGMCISDPQKGFADYGCMLYIRNVDYLPDGRSIVDTVGLRRFRVLQRGMKDGYCTADIEYLEDTKSKDEGEMKKLGELHDFVYSQACGWFQSLRNKFHTQILQHFGPMPERESNIQETANGPAWCWWLLAVLPVDPRYQLSVFSMRSLKERLIKIQDILTYFSRDQSK; from the exons ATGGCCCAGCTGACCCCCGGGAATGGCCCCAGCGACGCCCCGTCGGAGCAGGAGCGGCTGCTGCGGCGCGGCGTGCTGCTGGCGCGGGACAGCCGCCTGAAAGAGGCGCTGGAGGCGTACTCGGCGGCGCTGCGCCTCGGCCCGGCCTCGCGCCGCCGCCTGGGCGCGCTGGTGGACTGCCTGGTGCGCCACTACCGCCTGCGCCTGCCGGGGCACAGGGCCGCCGGCCCGGACGGTGGAGGGGCGTCGGCGGCGTCGGGGCTCTTCAGCTGCTGCGGCTGCCGGGGCTTCCTGGGCGAGCCGGCGGTGGCGCCGTGCGGCCACGCCTACTGCCGCCGCTGCCTGCGCGAGGAGCTCCGCGCCCGCTGCCGCCTGTGCGGGGAGCCGCTGGGggcgcccgccgccgccgccgtcgtcCTCGCGCACTTGGCGGAGCGCTGGTTCCCGGCGGAGTGCCGGAGGGCGCGGACGTGGCGCCGCCTGGGCGAGCTGCTGGGGCGAGGGCAGCTCTGGGCGGCCCGGGAGGCCGCCAGCCGGGCCCTGCGAGAGG ATCCCAGTGACTTAATGCTACGGATTTATAGAGCTGAATCTTTTGCTGCCCTCCAAGAATTTAAATTTGCCCTAGATGACCTGAATGCTGTTATCACGAAAGTGCCAAGTTGGCCTGAG GTGTACTTTAGAAGAGCAAAAGTATTTCATAGTGCTGGCTCTGTAGATGATGCCTTGCAgctttttcttcactgcatagcTCTTGATGAAGGGTTTCTTCCAGCAAAGCTAGAAGTGGAAAAG ATGCTGTATGACTTACTATCACCAGAAAATGTGAGAGAACAGCTGAAGGAATCTGCTTTGAGCTCTCCACATGCTCGAAGCAAACCAGTTATACATGGTTCTGAGGTGGATTTAGAGCCA GATTTAGGAGTACAAGAAGTTACATCAGAACCTGTTGGAGGAAACCTGCCTCATGCAGAGTCTACCCGATCTCTTATCTCAACAGAAAAAATTGCCAAAGAAGATGGGTTAAAAAGGGTTTCTTCTGAACCTTTGCTTTCTGTCCAGGAGAAAGGTGTTTTCTTAAAAAGGAAGTTGTCCCTTTCAGAACAAGATTTTACTGTTTGTGAAGACAGAAGGAATAAACATAAAAAACAAGGAG AAGCTACAGAAAAGGACACTGCCTTTTTACTCAATTGTGGAGCGGTTCCAAAGGATTTGATTGATATATCAGACTTTGAGTGTTCACTTTGTATGAG ACTTTTCTTTCATCCTGTGACAACTCCCTGTGGCCATACTTTCTGTAAGAACTGTTTAGAGCGTTGTTTCGACTATGCTCCTCAGTGTCCCCTCTGTAAAGAGGGCTTGAAAGAG TATCTGGCAAATAGAAAATACAGCATCACCCACTTGCTGCAAGCACTAATGAATAAGTATTTGCCTGCTGAGTTAGCTGAGAGAAAAAGGATTCATGATGAAGAAACAGCTGAACATTCAAG TTTGACCAGTAGTGTTCCAATTTTTGTTTGCACTATGGCCTACCCTACTGTGCCTTGTCCTCTTCATGTGTTTGAGCCAAGATATCGACTGATGATTCGAAGGAGTATAGAAACAGGAACAAAACAGTTTGGGATGTGTATCAGTGACCCACAAAAGGG TTTTGCAGATTATGGTTGTATGTTGTACATTAGAAATGTTGACTATCTGCCAGATGGACGGTCTATTGTTGATACAGTTGGATTAAGGCGATTCAGAGTTTTGCAAAGAGGGATGAAGGATGGTTATTGCACTGCAGACATTGAGTATTTGGAAGATACAAAG AGTAAAGATGAAGGTGAGATGAAGAAACTTGGAGAGCTTCATGATTTTGTATACAGCCAGGCTTGCGGCTGGTTCCAAAGCTTAAGAAACAAATTCCATACCCAAATACTTCAGCATTTTGGTCCAATGCCAGAGAGGGAATCAAATATACAG